The genomic interval CGTCTATGCTGCCGGGCACCCACGCCGCGAGATCTGGGTCGGCGCTCCGACGGTCGCCGCCATCACCGGACAAAAGTTCATTCCGGGAATTCTCGACCGCTACCTGGGCAAGACCGGCTTCGACTCGCAACAGTACGACGGCGCAGCTGATCCGAATCGGCCAAACAATCTGTGGCAGCCGCTGCCGGGCGATCACGGAGCGCATGGTGACTTCGACACGCGCGCCCACAAACGAAGCTGGCAGCTCACTCTAGATCTGAATCGCCGCTGGATTGGCCTCGGCTTGGTAGCAGCAGGAGCAGCCGTGGCTTTGATCACAAATAAGGAGAAAGCGGCTGAGGTGGTTGAGACGGTCAAAGAGAAATTGGCCGCCTGAGAAGGAGCAGAACGAAGTAGGCAATAGGCAGTAGGCAATAGGCAGTAAGCAATGAGCAAAAGCTAAGCTGGTGACAGACTCGTTTATCGCCTACCGCTTATTGCCGAATTAGTCATTCACCGTCTCGCCCGTATGCGACCGCAGGACTCGATCGACGGAATACGGTGCGCGGCGAGCGGGCTCATGGAAGTGGCGTACCTGCATCTCGCCTAATAGACCGAGTGCAAGGAGCTGAACTCCCGCAACAATCAGCACTGCAGCAAAGACGAGCAATGGACCGTGGTCGTCCATTACGTTGCTGTTGTGCAGCAGCTTTTCGAGGACGAGCCAAAGAGCGATTCCCGATCCTGAGAAAATGCCCGCCGCTCCGAACGTCCCAAAGAAATGCAGCGGACGCGACAGGTAGCGGAGCAGAAAGCGAATCGTAATCAGGTCAAAGAAGACACGGAAGGTGCGGGAAATCCCGTAATGGGAGGCTCCGCGCTCGCGATTGATGTTCCGAATTGGGATTTCGCAGATCGAGGCGCCATACCACGATGCCAGCGCGGGAATAAACCGATGCAGCTCGCCATAGAGCGGTACCTGATTGATGATCTCGCGGCGGTAAGCCTTGAACGTGGTGCCGAAGTCGTGGATATCGACGCCGCTCAGCTTGGCCATGAGCCAATTAGCACAGCGGGACGGAAAGCGTCGCATCACAAAGTTGTCGATGCGCTCCTTGCGCCATCCGCTGACGATGTCGTAGCCCTCTCCGATTTTCTCGAGAAACGCCGGGATGTCATTGGGATCGTGCTGCAGATCGCCGTCCATCGCGATGACGTACTCACCGGTGGCATGGTCGAAACCCGCTGCCAAAGCCGAGGTCTGTCCAAAATTGCGGCGTAGCTTCACGACTGTAACGCGGCTGTCGATAGCAGCAATTTCGCTCAACAAATGGAAGGTCAAATCAGAGCTTCCATCGTCCACGAAGACCAGTTCAAAGCTGTCGGAATTGGCCTCCATCACCCCTTTCAGGCGGTCGTAGAGAACGGTCACGTTCTCCTGTTCATTGTGAAAAGGGACAACGATGGAGTACTTGGGCATGGTCATCAGATTATAGCGGGGAGAAGCGATAGTCTACATCGCCTTGAGGGTGATTACGAGCGAGAAAACACGCAATACGCAATAGGCAGTAAGCACTGGGCTTGTAGGCGAAGGCCTCTCTTCGGAGGCTCTAGTCCTTCAAATCATGTCGGAGGCACTCCACCGAAACGATGCTGTCTTGCGCACTTTCCACGGCCCAGAGTGCAATCTACCGGGTACTGTTTTTCGCCTATTGCGTATCGCCTATTGCCTGCTTTATTGCGCGTCCTGCCCCGCCGGAATCGGCTTCAAATCCAGATTCTCCTGCCCTCCTTCTGATAATCGGACCGTTTGCGCCAGATCGGCGAAGCCGTTTAGCCAAGTCTCGTCCTCGTACGCGCCGGGATCGATGTGCTCGAAGGCATACACGCGATAACTTCCAGGCCGGAGTCCCTGGAGCTGGTATTTCCCATTTTGGTCGGTTGTTGCCGTGCGGAACTCATCGGCGAGCCCAGCGAGCTTGCGATCAGGTGCGACCAGCACTGTCACTCCCGGCTCGCCTTTGCCATCCGGTGTGTTGATGGTGCCAGTCAGCTTAGCTCCTGTGCCAAAGACCAGATCGAGGCTGCGGCTGCTTGCCGGGCTGTAGCCTCTGTCCAGCACGTCATCGCGGCCTGCCGACGCCGACTTGAGATACGTGCCGGGCGGCAGCCCATAGGCCGCAATACGATAGCGCTCATCAGGAGCAGCCTGCAGCGTAAACGAGCCATCATCTTTTACTTGGCCGTAAGCTCCGCGCATGAAGTCCTGCGTGTCCTGAGGCGAGAGCGCGATGTTGATCCCGGTGAGCTTCGGTGTCGGGCTCGTATCGAAGCTAATGTGACCAGTAACGTCGACTTTTGGAGACAGCGAGACGACTACTCCTTGCACATCGCCTTCGCGGATATCGATTGCAACCCGCGCGCTGGCTGAATTCTTATCCTCCTGCTGCTGCGCAATCAGGTCGTACGAACCCGGCAACACCTGCTTGAAGGTGAAAGTATTGTCTTCGCGCGTCGTTGTGTTGAGCCCAGGACCAAAAGCGAACATGCCTTCACCGTGTTTCATGAGCATGAGCCATGTCCCACGTCCCGAGCTTCCCTGCAATCCTCCGACAACTCTCCCACTTACCGAATACGAGCGCTGCGGGCTCATGGAGAAATCAACGTGCAGTTCATCGCCGCCGCGAACGGTGAGAGGCGCTGCCTGACTGGCATCCAGAACATTTGGATAAAAAACAGGAGGATATGCGGTGGTTTCTGACGGAGCCGAAGGATCCATCGACTCGCCGGGAGCGACGAATCCAAAGCCGCGCAACGTGGCGCGCACGTATACCTGTCCCGGACGAATTCCGAAAATTCGATACTCTCCGCGATCGTCGCTATTGGCGCCGCCGACGGGAACCAACCGTCGCCGTCCCTGCATGTAGCGGAATTGCAGCGCCTGCACCTGAGCATGAGCCAGAGGCTCGGAATCTTCATCGACCACACGCCCCGTGATCACGCCGCCTTGAATCAGGCGGAAGACGATATCGGTCAAATTCTGGCCGGCGCTCAACGAGATCGTAGTGCCCTGCTCTCCGGCGGACTTTTGCCCATATACCTGGCTGACATAGCCGTTGCGCTGGACCGACAAGATGTATCGCCCAGCTTCGAGATCTTTCAGTAAAAAGCTGCCCTGCGCGTCGGTCACAGTCGTAGACCCGTTTCGACCGCCCCGCTCGCTCTGCCGCGCTGTGACCCACGCTTTCCTAAGTGGCTGTCCGGTGCTCGAATCGAGCACCTGCCCTGAGATCTGCCCCTTGGGTGCATTACTCTTTGCCACACTCGCAGACAACGCCGAAGACTGATCCTGCCCGATGCAACTTGCGCACAAAAATCCATACAAAACAGCAATGAATATGAATTTGTTTACAGCTAGCATTTGCCTCATCGTGCGATACGGACCGCCGGTCGAAGAGGACGCTACCTTCCTCTCATCCCTTCGTGCCTCGAAGGCAATTTTATAGCCGCCAGACGCGTGGAAATAAATACTGAAGTTTCTACTTGACAATCTGTTGCCGCTAGTCAATACTGAAGTTGTTACTTGAGTATTGAAGGAGGATTCCAGTGCAACAGGCCTCTGCAGTTCACAGCACATTTGTTCTCGATAGAAGTTTTCCAAAGGCTCCCGACAAGGTCTTCGCCGCCTTTGCCGATGCAACCAAGAAGCGCCGCTGGTTCGCTGAGGGTGAGGGACACAAGATCGAGGAGTACGCCATGGACTTTCGCCTTGGCGGGACTGAGCGTTTGCGGTATCGCATGAGCGAAGGAACGCCGATTGCCGGCATGTACATCACTAACGAAGGACGCTTTCAGGACATCGCTCCTAACCAGCGCATCGTGACCGCATCGACCATGGACCTAAACGATAAGCGCATCTCCGCATCCCTGATCACGTTCGAGTTTCTAGGCAGCCGGCAGGGCACGGATCTCGTCTGCACTCATCAGGGCACATACATCGAATGGCCGGACGGCCCGAAGATGATCGAGGCCGGCTGGCGCGGACTGTTGGATAGTCTCGCTGCAGAGATGACGCGCTGAGCAAACCACAACCTCACGGACAGATTTTATTAACGCATGGAGGCTGACAGTGAACACCATTCCGAAGATGATCGTGATTCCCGAATTAGGAATCTTCTCCGGCGAGGCTCTGAGCCCGGGTCGGCGGAAGACAGATTCCGTTGGCAGCCAGATGCAGAGCACCCTTGTTCCTCCACTCTCTCATTCTGGAGCGCAGCTCGAAGCTTATGGACGCAGCCTACCAAAAGACGATGTCGGTGGAGATCTGATGGACCTGGTGGCGAGCGAAAACGATCTCACCGCTTACGTGGCCGATGTCTCCGGGCATGGCTTCCGTGCGGGTGTGCTGATGGGAATGGTGAAGACCGCGGTTCGCTATGGATTGCTGTTAGGCCAGCCACTCACGAAACTGCTCGACGATATCAACCGTGTGCTGCCCGTAGTCAAAGAGTCGAATATGTACGCGACGTTCGCGGCGCTGCGCTTCAATGGCAGCGGCAATGTTGAGTACATCTCTGCCGGGCACGTTCCCTTGCTTCACTACCGGCATGCCACCGGAGAAGTGCTGCGATACTGCGTCTCTCAATTACCACTCGGCCTGCTGGCGAGTGACGGATACACGAGCACCGCGATTCCCTGCGAACCGGGAGACATTTTCGCGCTTGTGACCGACGGCGTTCTGGAGAGAGGCGATGACCCTGATCCGGATTTGGGACTCGACCGAATTGCCAGGCTGCTGCGCAACAATGCTGACGCTCCGCTGTCCGGTCTCGCAGAACTCGTGTATGCACAACTCTCGCCTTGCGGAAAGCAGCACGATGACGAAACCGTTTTGCTGTTGAAAATCCGAGACAACGAATTTGGCGGCCCTCAACCGAATGTTCCCGTGCCAGAACGGGAATCGGTAAAGAATACCGCCGTGTTGGAATCCATGTGGAGCCGCTTGCTCGATGATTTGGCCGACGAACTCTCGCGAGAATGAGCCTGCTGCCCTGAATTGACGATGGCAAAAGCACATATACAAATCGCGCGGATCTTCGAAGCTCTGGGCGACCCGACGCGTCGCGCAATCATCGAGAAGCTCGCAGAAAGACCTCATACGGTTTCGGCATTGGCCGAACCGCTGAATATCACGCTGACCGCCGTCGGCCAGCATCTCCAATTGCTTGAAGAAAGCGGATTGGTGCGCACCGAAAAGCTAGGCCGGGTACGCACTGCCAGCCTCAATTCTGCTGGATTTGATGCAATGGAACAGTGGATCAACGAGCATCGTTCGGCATGGGAGCGGCGGCTGGATCGGTTGGGAGCTATGCTTGCCGAATCCAAAGAAGATTGACCCGACGATCCCCACACCGAGTCACACGCCTAAGCTGGTAGCCGAATTAGAGACTGCGTAGCATCCAGTCTAACCTGACGCCGACTCAAGATGGGAATTGCAAAATCTTTGACGCCGGCGAGATGCGCGTCTCCTGACACAAGCGCAGAGCGATGCGCGGGCACCCTGCTCGCGATGGTCAGTCACCAAGTGCCTTCTTGCGCCATCACTTTCTTGACAAAACCTGGATGTAACCTTTTATCCGCTTGCGACTCTCTTATATGCAACCCATTGGCTGCCAGCCTGTCAGGCATTCTCGATAAGGAGAGAACACTCGAATATGAAGAAAACTCGTTTTGCAGCCGCTATTACATCCGCGGTGCTCTTGGGAGCAGGAGCCCTTGCGGCATACGCACAAGCGCCCAGCGATCCTCAAATCGTAGGCATTGTGCAGACAGCCAACCAGATTGATATCAATCAGGCGAAGCTCGCACTCAAGAAAACCAAGGACCCGCAGGTGAAAGAATTCGCCAACCAGATGATTTCCGATCACACGAATTTGGAAAAATCAGTAAGTGACCTGGCGAAGAAGCTCGGAGTAACTCAGCAACCGAGCGCCACGTCGAAGCAACTGAAACAGCAGGCTGCGCAAGAGACCAAGAAGCTGTCGGGCCTGCACGGCAAGGCATTCGATCAGGAATATGCTTCTCATGAGGTCGCGTTTCACCAGGCGGTCATCGACGCCGCAAAGAACACGCTGATCCCAAACGCGAAAAACGCGGAACTCAAATCGGCGCTGGAAGGTGCGGCTCCTCTCCTGCAGGGACATCTGGAACACGCACAGCAATTGCAGAAATCTCTAGGCGGAAGCTAATCCGCCACTTATTCGTCTCGATGTCTGTTTGCGAGAACAATCAACAGCGATGTCGAACGCGTGCAGACCACAATTGCACGATGTGAGCACATACCCTATGGCACCGCCACGACTACAGATCTGGGGACTTATCCTGACCGCCGTGGCGGTAGCTGTCTTCTCTGCAGTACCTCTGCGCGCACAATCCTCCCAGTCCGCAAGCGCGCAGCACATTGTCATCATCAAACAGATGCACTTCGATCCCCAGCAATTGACTGTTAAGCCAGGGGACACAGTGCAGTGGAAAAACGAAGATATTTTTGCCCACACCGTTACTGCCAATAATGGAAGTTTCGATTCGGGACTGATCAATCCCGGCTCATCATGGCAGACAGTCGTCGAACACGAAGGAACCATTGGCTACCATTGCCGCCCACACCCGAACATGGCAGCGGAGCTGATCGTGCAAGCGGCGGGGCAGGAAGGCAGTCACGCTAACGAAGCAAGCACCCACGGAGAAGGTGCTGCCACGCTCAAGTGGTCTCCTCCGAGGTCTCCTGAGCAGTTCCATCCAATTCTCGTCAACTTCACAGCGGCTCTGCTGCCACTCGCTTTACTGAGCGATGTGCTCGGACTTATCTTTCGACGGCAGAGCCTGCACAATGCAGCGTGGTGGCTGGTACTCTATGCCGCCGTGATCACGCCATTCACTGCTGCGGCGGGATGGTGGTGGAAACACGCCGCCGGTTCAGCGCTGCCGGCAAGGCTGATCACTGTACACCAGTGGCTGGGAACGGCAGCCGCTGTGCTGTTCATCATCCTCGCAATATGGCGCTGGAGTATTCACAAACGCGGTGTTCCTCCCACTTTGGCATACCTTTTCTGCGCGCTCGTCGCAGTACTTGCGCTCGTGTACCAGGGAAGTTTGGGCGGGATGATGGTCTTCGGAAAGTGATGCTCCACGTTTAAGCCGCGCAGACAGTATTGCCGCACGCTATGTTCGCGAGAGCGGCTGATTCATGAAGGCGATTCTCTTCCTGCGATCTGAAGCAGCATGGCTCCAACTCCAATATGGTCTAAGGGGCTGCGATGCGGGTGGATTACGTCCCGTAATGCTTTGCACCTACCACAAGCGGAGGGGCCTCATTCAGTTCGATCCAGTAACGCTGGATGGCCTCAACGATCTTTCCGATTTGTTCGGGATCACCTGGCTTCACGAGGTAGGAATTGGCGCCGAGATCATAGGCTGCATTTACCGTGCTGGCACTGTCGTCCATGGTAAGTACCACAACGGGAATTCGCCGAATTTCTTTTTGCGTTCGCAGCCATTGGAGGAGCTGCAGGCCAGTCATCCCCGGCAGCTTGAGGTCGAGAAGGATGAGTACTGGCAAGGGATGCTTTGTGCGATCGTTGTATTGTCCGACTCCTGCCAGGTAAGCAAGCGCCTCGTCTCCATCTCTGAGGTGAACGATGGGATTGCGCACCGCAGCTTTCTCGAAACCGCGACGCAACAGAGTTGCGTCGGAAGCTTCGTCCTCTATCAGCAGGATGGTTGGCAAGGTACGGTCGGGCATGGTTATGAGCGATTCAGTTTTGCTGCGTTCCCAAGTAGATCGGGAGATTCGTTTATTCCCAGCCAGTAGCTCTGAAAGCGTGTGGCTAATTGCTCCAACTGAGAAGCGGTCTCGGGCTTGGATAAATAGGAATTTGCGCCGAGGTCATAGGCTCGGTTGATGTCCACCGAGTGCCTTGAAGACGTCAACATTACTACAGGAAGCCGATTGAGCGCGGTGGGTTGCCGCCGTAACCACTGCAAGACTTCAAAACCCGAACGGCGCGGCAATTTGATATCGAGCAGAACAATGCAAGGCAGTGGATGCGTCGTGCGATTGTCGTACGGTTTTTCTCCCGAAAGATAGGAGACGACATCGTCGCCATTGGTGAGACGAATCATGGCAAGCGTCGCATCCAGCTTACCGAAGGCACGTTGAATCAACCGGGCATCAGAGGGATCATCTTCGACGAGCAGAACTGGTCCTTTAGCCATTCAGTTCCTTTTAGCCATTCAATTCCTTTGTTGTATTTGTCGCCAGAAGGTGTGAGCCGATGGAGACGAGAACGGTTGTCCTCATCGACAAGAGATACAGGCGTTCGGCTACTCGGAATTGCTCTCTGGGGTTTCTTTGTGTGCTGCGGGAAGCTCAAACCAGAACGTACTGCCTTTTCCTGAATCCGACTCCACACCGCAGGTTCCCTGCATGCGTCCGACAGCCCGCTTCACGATCGCCAGACCGATGCCGGTGCCAGGATAAGCCTCACGTTCGTGGAGTCTCTCGAACACGTGCCAGATGCGCTCCTGATGCTGGGGAGCGATGCCGATCCCGTTGTCGCGGACACTCAGGCGGACACGCCCATCGCGCTGCTCAGCAGAGACGCGAACGTTCGGGACCGAGTTCTTCTCGTGAAATTTGAAAGCGTTGGTGAACAGATTGAAGATTACCTGCACGAGCATGGGCTGATGCGCTTGTACGAAGAGCCCCGCCGGCACATCGACCGAAAGCGATCCATGCTGTTCTTCCCCGAGTTGCTTGGCGGCCTGCTGCACGGCTTCGCCGAGGTTGACTGTATTCAGCGTGATGTCGACCCGGCTCACGCGACCGTAGTCCAGGAGATCCTGAACGAGGATATTCATTCTCGAAGCCGCATTGGTGATTTCGTTCAGGTAGTCGAGGCCACGCTCATCGAGATTGGCGGCACAATCTTCGCGCATCGCTTCGGCAAAGCCGCCGATGGCGCGTAAAGGCGCGCGCAGATCATGGGAAACCGAGTAGGCGAATGCTTCGAGTTCTGCGTTCGTCTCCTCGCGCTCCTGAATACGGCGTTCAAGCTCGTGCGAGTGACGTTGGATGGTGTCGAGCAGGCGTTTTCGTTCCGACATGTCACGCGTAACTTTCGAGAATCCGTACAGCGTGCCTTCGTCATCGCGCACAGCCGTAACTACGACGTTGGCCCAAAAACGCGTGCCGTCTTTGCGGACGCGCCAGCCCTCGCCTGCGAAATGCCCTTCCGTAGCAGCGGTATGGAGTACTTTTTTGGGAAGACCGTTGGCACGGTCTTCCGGCGTGTAGAACGTCGAGAAGTGTTTGCCGATGATCTCGTCAGGCTTATAGCCCTTGATGCGCTCAGCTCCGAGATTCCAGGAAGTGACAACACCGTTCGGGTCCATGGAAAAAATCGCGTAGTCCTGAACTCCCTCGACGAGCAGTCGGTAGCGCAGCTCTGAGAGACGTTTTTCGGTCAGATCGCGCGTGATCTTTCCGTAACCGATGAGATTGCCCTGCTCGTCGAGAATGCTCGTGATGAGCACGTTGGCCCAGAAACGCGAGCCGTCCTTGCGCAGTCGCCAGCCTTCCTCCTCTAAATGTCCTTCTTTTTTCGCGGTGCGAAGTTCCAATTTGGGTTTGTCGGCGGCAAGATCGGCGGGAGTGTAGAAGATGCTGAAGTGCTGGCCAATGATCTCGTCGCGCTTATATCCTTTCAGTCGCTCCGCGCCCTTGTTCCAGGAGACGATGTAACCCTCGGGATCGAGCACGAATATCGCGTAATCGACGATGTTCTCGACGAGCAGGCGGAACAGTTCGTCTGAACTCAGATTGTGCGCTTTAAAAACGGAAGCGGCTGAAAGGCGCGATGACATATGGACGGAACAGGACAATTTATCAGCTTGCACGGTCGCAAGCCCGTCCTGTGGCTGTGAACACGGTTAGATGCACCGCACTGCCTTACTGAGACGGAATTTTCGCCTTTGCCGTCAGCCCTGTAACTATTCTGTTACACTGGAACTCTGCATGAAAGTCGTGCCCACCATCCTGCTGATCGACGACGACCCGTCGCAGCTCAAGCTGTACACATGGATTCTGGAACGCGGTTCGTTTGCCGTTGTGCAGGCGCTGGTTGGAAGCACTTCCGTTAACCTCCCCGATCCTGCGCACGTAAACGTGGATGTCGTGCTTCTGGATTTCCGCCTGTCAAGTGAACTGACCGCAACCAATATTGCCGAGCTTGTTCGTGCAAAGTTCCCAAGCACTCCCATAATCGTGCTCTCCGACCTTCCTTTTATGCCGGAGGAGGCGAAGGCCTACGGAAGTGGATTCGTCCCAAAAGGTGAGCCGGAAAAGCTGCTCAAGACAGTTTCGGCCGCAGTGACTCTTTCTCAGTCCAGGCAGTAGGCGAATCTTCGATTCCATCTTCACTCGCTTGGCTCCCGGCCGTCTGTCGTCGTCAGAAAACGTTCCATTTGCTTGGATTGAACTCTCCAGTAGCGCCAATGTTTGCTCATGGAAGGCATCTTCTTCAGGCGGGATTCCACGAAATCTCCCAAACTGGGAATGGACCGGCCGATGGCGAGTTAGCGCAACGCTTGCCGATTCTCTGCCCCGCGCTCCCGTAGCAATTGTGCGACTGCGTGCTTGCGGCACTTGATTGCGCGCTGCAAGGGCGTGTCGCCTTTGCGATCGCGGACATCCACGGCGGCGCCCGCATCGAGCAAAGCGCGTGCGATCTCCACGTGTCCTCGTCTGGCGGCCATGTGAAGAGCTGTTGCGCGCGTTACGCCCCCATCCGCGTTGACGTCGGCGCCGCCTTGCACCAACGCACGCACTATATCCGCGCCCGTTTCTGATCCGCATTCGTTCGCGACACAGTACAGCGGCGTATGGTCGCCGCGACCGTGAAGATTTGGGTCGACACCAAGCCGTAGGAGTGAAGCCACCACTTCCAGGCATCCCGCAGCGGCTGCGAAATGCAAAAGAGTTCCCTTATTAAAACGCTGCGTCGCAAGAGAAGGATTGCTCTCCGCAGCATCGATGACGAAGCGAATCAACCTCGCACGACCGGATTCGATCATCCGTGCGAGTACGCCCACAAATACCGAGGGACGGGAAGCAAATTGCGGCGCGAGAGCTAGCGCTTCATCATCTTGGCCGGCCACAATGGCGGCAATAAGGCGATCCAAAGCCCGCTGCTCGCTCCATCGCGCAGCCAACTCCTCATGATCTGGCTCGCCGTCCTCACTCCCAATGACATATGCGGAACTGTGCAAGAAAAAGTTACGAAGAGCAGTTCTCGTCGCGTTATTCATCGGGGCGGCATCAAGCGTGGCTTCCATATTCTTCAACCAGGCGTGTCGCGCTTCCGGCCCGATTTGGAACCGCGCATGCGATTCGCGCAAGCTCAGCCACCATCGGAACTGAGATTCGTTTTCATCTCCTCCCAGGAATTGAATCAGGAATGCAGAGAACTCTTCGATCGCGCACCGCAGGCTCTTACCGGGGAAGAACGGACGCAGAACTGGATCTCTGCCAACACGCGCATAGAACGCCACCGACAGCCGTCTGCAACCCTCTTCTCCACCAAGTGCTTCCAGCACTGCGGAACCAGCGTGCATGGGTGATGATTGTATTCTCTACGGAGCGTTGATTGGCAGAAAGACCCAATGCGAAAGAATAATGTTCCGATTTCGGAAGCGGTTTCAAAAAAGGAACGTGCGGAGTCACAATAACTCCGCACCAAAACTATTGATTGCCGCAAACGGCGACTACGACACTAACGATGACTGCCGTGCGAAGAGCCGCCTCCGCCCCCACCAGCGTGCATGCCACCGCCTCCACCGCCTCCACCGCCGCCGCGCATGCCGCCACCGCCGCCCATGGACGGAGCTGACATCCGCATTCCGCCTCCCGCGGACGACATCGAAGGACGTGACATGACAGCCCCGGAACTCATGCCGCCCCCCATGCGAATCGGCGCCGGAGAGGAGCGCGGTTCCGTTCTGGGACTTGGCATCGGCCTGTCGTTGTTTACAGCGGGAGCCATTCGCACCGGCGGAGTTGGCAGAGGACGCGGCGCAGCAGCCGCGGGAACAGCAGCAGGCGTCGGCCGAGGCGAAACCACGCTCATCCCCGGCGGAGCTTGCGCCGCAGGAATCTGCGCCTGGCGAGGAACACGCTCGCCATCACCCCATCGTGGATTGCCAAAGCGAGGCCCGGCGACTCGCGGCGTCGGTGCGATAGTCACACCGGCTACCGGTGCGGCAGAAGTAAAGCCTGGACGTCCGACAAAACCTTCTGCAGGTCGACCGCTTCCCTGCTGCACAACTTCACCATTGGCTGTTGTGACTTTCGCAGCGATTGGACGATGATGCTCGATCGCGTCGTTGTCGACAATCATGTGCCGATGCGGCACGGGCATAACCCTACCGTTGTCAACGACCATTACCGGCGATCCATGATGATGAGGAGGCATTGGCGGACGATAGTGCGGCGGAACGTTGTAAACCGGCGGAACCGTCTGCCAATTGTTCCAATTTGAACCTCGGCTCCAACACCACCCATAACCGTTTACGTACTGCCACGAACCATAGCGGTACGGCGCCCATCCCCACGGATATCCGGACACGAAGGTGTAGCCAAAGCCGGGATAGGAAATCCAGTAGCCATCGGCAAACGGATCCCAGCCGAGACCGACCGAGTAAGGACGCCACATGTAGCCGTAGCCGGGTACATAGAAGTAATTTCCATACTGGCCGAGGTCGGAGCCGTAGACTACATTCCCATTTTGGTACGAATTCGACGCGACTGCTTCATCGTGCCACTTGGCGCGGGCGTTGTCCCACTGATCATAGTTCTCGGCATCGACGCCTTTGGCCAGGTAATAACGATCGGGATCGTCGCCGTCGAGGCGAATGGTCTCACCCTTCTTGACGGCGACTTCGGCGTTCGAGGCATTCTCCACTTCGATCTCGCCGCTTAGAACCGCCACGTCAAAGTCGTGCTTATCTACGTTCACGCGAAAGCGGGCGGACCTATCCAGCGAAACGCGATTGCGTCCGAAGTCGAGCTGGAAGTGGTCAGAATCGTGATAGCGAATATCGAAGTACGCTGTGCCTTGCTGCAGCTCCACCGAGGTGTTGCGTCCGCCGTTGTTGTCGAGACTCAGATCGTTGAAGGCGACGATCGTGTCGGGCGTGAGTCGGATGGAACTTCCGTCTTCCAGTTCAACCTCAGCCTGTCCATCGCGGGCCCAGAGCTTCGATTGATGCACGATCGGCATGTTGACGTAGGCGGTGCCGAACCCGCGTCCATCCCCCTTGTCGAGTTGAACATCACCATCAACTAAGCTCAGACGCACGATGCGCACGTGCGAATCGGCAAGAAGTGGCAGCGCAAACAGGAACGCAAGCGAGACAAAAACCAGGGGCCGAAGAACCGACCTGAGGTAGGACGAGCGCAGTGCCGTAATGGACATAGCTGGCTCCGTATCTTCTTACTCATATTAGACCACGCGCAGAACACAAGAGTTGCGCCTT from Terriglobales bacterium carries:
- a CDS encoding response regulator, giving the protein MPDRTLPTILLIEDEASDATLLRRGFEKAAVRNPIVHLRDGDEALAYLAGVGQYNDRTKHPLPVLILLDLKLPGMTGLQLLQWLRTQKEIRRIPVVVLTMDDSASTVNAAYDLGANSYLVKPGDPEQIGKIVEAIQRYWIELNEAPPLVVGAKHYGT
- a CDS encoding response regulator; protein product: MAKGPVLLVEDDPSDARLIQRAFGKLDATLAMIRLTNGDDVVSYLSGEKPYDNRTTHPLPCIVLLDIKLPRRSGFEVLQWLRRQPTALNRLPVVMLTSSRHSVDINRAYDLGANSYLSKPETASQLEQLATRFQSYWLGINESPDLLGNAAKLNRS
- a CDS encoding PAS domain S-box protein, which translates into the protein MSSRLSAASVFKAHNLSSDELFRLLVENIVDYAIFVLDPEGYIVSWNKGAERLKGYKRDEIIGQHFSIFYTPADLAADKPKLELRTAKKEGHLEEEGWRLRKDGSRFWANVLITSILDEQGNLIGYGKITRDLTEKRLSELRYRLLVEGVQDYAIFSMDPNGVVTSWNLGAERIKGYKPDEIIGKHFSTFYTPEDRANGLPKKVLHTAATEGHFAGEGWRVRKDGTRFWANVVVTAVRDDEGTLYGFSKVTRDMSERKRLLDTIQRHSHELERRIQEREETNAELEAFAYSVSHDLRAPLRAIGGFAEAMREDCAANLDERGLDYLNEITNAASRMNILVQDLLDYGRVSRVDITLNTVNLGEAVQQAAKQLGEEQHGSLSVDVPAGLFVQAHQPMLVQVIFNLFTNAFKFHEKNSVPNVRVSAEQRDGRVRLSVRDNGIGIAPQHQERIWHVFERLHEREAYPGTGIGLAIVKRAVGRMQGTCGVESDSGKGSTFWFELPAAHKETPESNSE
- a CDS encoding response regulator, which translates into the protein MKVVPTILLIDDDPSQLKLYTWILERGSFAVVQALVGSTSVNLPDPAHVNVDVVLLDFRLSSELTATNIAELVRAKFPSTPIIVLSDLPFMPEEAKAYGSGFVPKGEPEKLLKTVSAAVTLSQSRQ
- a CDS encoding ankyrin repeat domain-containing protein, giving the protein MHAGSAVLEALGGEEGCRRLSVAFYARVGRDPVLRPFFPGKSLRCAIEEFSAFLIQFLGGDENESQFRWWLSLRESHARFQIGPEARHAWLKNMEATLDAAPMNNATRTALRNFFLHSSAYVIGSEDGEPDHEELAARWSEQRALDRLIAAIVAGQDDEALALAPQFASRPSVFVGVLARMIESGRARLIRFVIDAAESNPSLATQRFNKGTLLHFAAAAGCLEVVASLLRLGVDPNLHGRGDHTPLYCVANECGSETGADIVRALVQGGADVNADGGVTRATALHMAARRGHVEIARALLDAGAAVDVRDRKGDTPLQRAIKCRKHAVAQLLRERGAENRQALR
- a CDS encoding FecR family protein, which encodes MSITALRSSYLRSVLRPLVFVSLAFLFALPLLADSHVRIVRLSLVDGDVQLDKGDGRGFGTAYVNMPIVHQSKLWARDGQAEVELEDGSSIRLTPDTIVAFNDLSLDNNGGRNTSVELQQGTAYFDIRYHDSDHFQLDFGRNRVSLDRSARFRVNVDKHDFDVAVLSGEIEVENASNAEVAVKKGETIRLDGDDPDRYYLAKGVDAENYDQWDNARAKWHDEAVASNSYQNGNVVYGSDLGQYGNYFYVPGYGYMWRPYSVGLGWDPFADGYWISYPGFGYTFVSGYPWGWAPYRYGSWQYVNGYGWCWSRGSNWNNWQTVPPVYNVPPHYRPPMPPHHHGSPVMVVDNGRVMPVPHRHMIVDNDAIEHHRPIAAKVTTANGEVVQQGSGRPAEGFVGRPGFTSAAPVAGVTIAPTPRVAGPRFGNPRWGDGERVPRQAQIPAAQAPPGMSVVSPRPTPAAVPAAAAPRPLPTPPVRMAPAVNNDRPMPSPRTEPRSSPAPIRMGGGMSSGAVMSRPSMSSAGGGMRMSAPSMGGGGGMRGGGGGGGGGGMHAGGGGGGSSHGSHR